The Argonema galeatum A003/A1 genome segment TTAGCGGGTTAGAAGCAGTATGGATAATATTATCTAACAACAGTTTGGGTAAAGTGTCTCCACTTACGCTATAACGGGTATGGGGTCGGATAAATTGACTCGATTCATCGATTAAATCTACCCAGCTATAAGCTATTGCTGCATCGGGATTTTCTTGTAAAGCTTTTAGTTGCAACTCCAGTTTATCTGGTGTCCACAAATCGTCGTGATCTAAGAAAGCAATAAATTCTCCTTCTGCATGGGATATGCCACGGTTACGACTGGGTGATATGCCAGTATTGGGGTATGAAAATACTTTTAATCGGGGGTCTTTAATGGTGGCAAGAATATCTAGAGTAGAGTCCTTTGATCCATCATTGACAGCGATAATCTCAAAATCTGAAAAGGTTTGCTGAAAAACTGATTTCAGTGTTTCTAGAATCGTTTTCTCGCTATTGTATAAAGGAATAATTATGGATATTAATGGCATATACTTAGGTGATTTATTTGATTTTATCTATGCTAATGTTGATCGCTAACATTTGATCGGGAATAACTTGTTTAGGTAGTTGTGGAAGTAACTGCCCTCAAGGTAGCCTCAAGGTAAGTTCGTCCCCATTTTTGGCAAGGCTCTAAATGATTACCTTCTGCCCATTCGTTCCAGGCATTTATAAACACTAAATTTTCTTCCTCGTGAGTTGGGGACAACTGTTGAATAACATTTTTTAACCAATATTCATAAAGATCGGGAGTTGAATTTTTGAGGATTAGTGCATTATTTTTGCGGCGGGCTGAATTATCCCACATAGGAGTTACACAGCGAAAATATTTGTGTGTTGGAATAGGTTTTTGCAGCATTTTTTCAACTGTTGCAGAGTAATCCAAAATAAAATTTTCTTGGTATACTTTATCCCATATTCTTAATTTTCTAGCTAACCTCCAGATTTTGGTTGTATTTAACAGAGATTTCCATTGTGGCTGAAATTCTACCGCCGCATCAAATCCCTGTGGAGAGAGAGGTTTACTTTCATTATCAAAGTTTTCAACCCGGCATAAAAAAATATCTTCAATACCCATTTTTTTTGCTTCTTCTCTCCAAATAGATGTTGTTTGGAGAGGATTGGGTATTTTTGAAGATCTATAGATAAGAAAGAGTGGTTTGCCGTCAATTTTTATATACCTGGGATCTTGAAATGTCTTAATAAGCGATCGGATGTGCTGTCTGTCATCTTCCTCAGAGTATTTTTGTTCCATTAAAATCTGCTGGTTTTGTCCATCCCATGCTCTTGTCCAGTTTTCATTTGCCCAGCAAAGGCAAAAGGGAAAGTCTGGTTTTCCAGAAGCCAAAACTTCATTGAACGGTCGTTCTAGAAGACGTTTGCCGTTGAACCAATAGTGATAGTAACAAAAGCCATATATGCCATATTCTCTGGCTAATTCAGCTTGAGCTTCCCGTGATTCTGGTAAACGCAAATCATAAAATCCTAAATCTGCTGGAATGTGAGGTTGATAATGTCCTGCGAATAAAGGCTTGGATTTGGCAACATTAGTCCATTCTGTAAAACCCTTACCCACCATTCATCATTTTCTGGAATGGGATGATATTGAGGAAGGTAAAACGCTATGAGTTTTACTTTCTTTTGGTTTAGCATGATTCAAGACCTCCCTTTAGTTGAGCAGTTAAAGTGTGTAAGTTTTCTTAAAAGGAATATAATCTGCTGGAGTTTCTTTTTCTTTACGTGCCAGCACCACATAGGCATAGTAAGCAAAGCGATTTAGAGAAGGAAATAACCGCACCAAAGAACGCACTTTAAGCCCCATTAGCTCTTCTTTATTAACTTTTATAGATGGAACGATAATTGTCTGCGAATAGCAAAACTAATCAATCTCCTTGGTACAGTGGAACCTTTAATCACAGGAATCCGCAAAAATTTACCCAGCAATAAACGAGCAATCCCCTTCAAACGAGCCTGAATTCTTGCCGTTACAAAATTTTCTTTCCCTCCTCTTTCCTCGCAAGCATAAAAAGGTTTAAAGGCCAGCTTTCCATATAATACATCAGCGCGATGAGTTTTGCTAAGACCGTTTTTGTAATGTTCTAAATTAGGCAATCCTCCATGTTCGCCGTAATTGCGGAATGGAATGTAATTTTTCAGGGATTTTACCCGAAGAAACTTATCAATATCTGAGTCCCAAGATGAGTAAGTATCTGTTCCAGATTTTACTCTGATTTCCTCTGCTAACTCAATCAGATTTTTAGCCGCTAGTGGTGTGACAATATAAGCAACTGTGGAAACTGAAAATCCTTCGGCAGAACCTTCATCTGAGACGCTATAAACTTGGGAAGCACAGGTATAAATCCAGGAAATTCCTACATTCTGCTGATTGGGATTAAAAGGTAAAGGAAGTTTACCTAAACCAACTACTGGGACAAAATCTGCCTCAACGATCAGAGTTGGTTTGTTTTCCTGTATTGCTTTTTCCCAAGCGCGGCTATGGTTCATCAGGCAGAGATAGCTGCGAGAATAAGTTTGATATTCTGGCTGGTGTTCTTGGCGGAGAATTTCGCAGTGAAAACCTTCTTTTTTCAATACTTCCTCAAGCTGCTGGGTAGGCTCTTTGTAGGCAATAATGAAGACTTTGCCAATAAAATAAACAAGTTGGTAGGAATTAGAAACTTGGTTGGCAGAGGAAAGGCTTGCGTTCATGTTGGCTGGATTAAAGTTGCTAGGAGTATCACTAATGCAGTAGGATCGCGGGGTAAAACTAACGTATAGACTTTATACTAACTCAAGTTGCTAGTTAGTTCCATTGGCTCTTGTTCGGAATGGATAATGGGTATTGGTTGCGCTTTAGGGCTAAAAGAGCGCTAAAGCGCAACCAATACCTGGTGCAAAAGCTTTAAGCCAGTAACGCGATCGCAACCGGCATCGGGGAATTTTAACGAAATTTTTCGGTGTGGTCGTCAACTTATAGCACCGATCGCGTTATCTTTTTGGTGGGCTCAGAAACATACAAAGTTCCTAAATCATGTTTTCGCTTGAGTTAACTCAGACTCCTTCTAGAGCAGAAATCGGACAAAAAAGCCGCATCCTTGTGGTTGAAGACGAAGATCTAATCCGAGAAATGATCGTTATGGCCTTAGAGGAGCAAGATTACGAGGTAATCACGGCTACAGATGGACAGAAGGCTGTTGGCTTGTTGCAAAGTATCTACACCGAACCGGCAGAATCCCCTATAGATCTGGTCGTTTTGGATTTGATGCTGCCTCAAGTCAATGGTTTGGATATCTGCCGCTTGCTCCGCCGTCAAGGGAACCCAGTCCCAATTTTGATTCTTTCAGCCAAGGGAAGCGAAACAGACCGTGTATTGGGTTTAGAGGTGGGAGCTGATGACTATCTTACCAAACCCTTCAGTATGCGGGAGTTTGTTGCCCGCTGTCGGGCTCTACTGCGCCGTCAACGCTTAAGCGCGATCGCTCAACCAGCAGTATTGCAGTTTAAAGAGATCGCCCTTTATCCCCAAGAGTGCCGCGTTATGCTTCGGGGTGAGGAGATTAGCCTTGCGCCCAAAGAGTTTCGCCTCCTAGAGTTATTTATGAGTTATCCCCGCCGGGTATGGTCGCGGGAGCTGTTGCTCGACCACATTTGGGGGCCGGATTTTGTAGGGGATAGTAAAACGGTAGACGTTCACATTCGCTGGGTGCGAGAAAAATTGGAGCGAGACCCCAGCCACCCAGAGTATATTGTCACGATTCGGGGTTTTGGATATAGGTTTGGCTGAAAAAGTTTTAGAAGCGGTGCGCTCAAACCTTCTAACATATAGCTGATGGTGATAGCTAATGGCTTACAAAAAATGGCCCTTGTTGCCTTTTTTCTTGGTCTAGCCATAGGGATTGGGTTTTGGCTCTGTTGGCAGGCTTGGCTTTACAAACAGCTGGGGCAATTGGTGCGATCGCTCCCCGCCGAACGAAAGTTTAATTCTATACATTCCTCCCGAAACTTAGAGAATGTAGATTTGGGCCAAGATCGGAGTCAGGAGAGTGTTTTCGTACAACCTGCCCTACCGATCGTTTCTCGCCTGCGGCGGGGGATTTCCTTGGCTAAGGAACACCAACAAAACCTGGAAATCCAGCTGGAAACCTGGCAGCAGTTACTCCAAGTGGCACCCTGCGGCTTTCTGATGGTAGATGAAGAAAACCAGCTGCTTTGGTGCAACCAACAGGCGCGTGACCTTTTGAACATAAATCGGTGGGAACCGGGACAGGTTCGTTTGCTGCTGGAGTTAGTGCGATCGTATGAACTCGACCAGTTAATCGAACAAACTCGTCACCGCCAGCAACCCTCTCAGCAAGAGTGGGTTTTTCACCCGACGTATCCAAACACACAAGCGATGGGTGGAGCTAGAGCCCTTACCCTGCGTGCCTACAGCTGGCCTTTACCCGAAGGTCAGGTAGGCGTCTTTTTGGAAAACCGACAAGCCTTAGTCGAACTTTCCCAAGCACAAGATAGGTGGGTTTCCGATTTAGCTCACGAATTGAGAACTCCACTAACGTCTATCCGTTTAGTGGCGGAAGCTTTGCAAGACCGCTTGCAGCCGCCCATGAGCCGATGGGCCGATCGCCTGCTACCAGAAGTCAACCGGCTGATTAATTTAGTACAAGATTGGCTGGAATTAAGCCAACTGGAGGTAGATTCTAGCAATAAACTTCGCCGCAAACCCCTGGAACTGCGGTCTTTGATCGTATCTGTCTGGCATAGTCTAGAACTCCTGAGCGAGCCAAAGCAACTAAGTCTGACCTATTCTGGCCCGGACTCCCTGTGGATAGAAGCAGATGAATCTCGCCTATACCGGATTTTTCTCAACTTACTGGACAACAGTATCAAATACAGCCCGCCGCTGGGTGCGATTGAAGTGGAGGTAAATCTCCTTCCCAACAATGATGCCCCCAAGCTCGTTGAAATTAATATTATCGATTCAGGCTCTGGATTTCCTGAATCAGATTTACCTCATGTTTTTGAGAGACTCTATCGGGGGGACGCCTCCCGGACGAGACACTCAGCGTCTTCTCCGGATCGACATGAAGCTTTAGGTATTAATACAACTGGTAGCGGCTTAGGTTTAGCGATCGTGCGACAAATTATTCTTGCTCATCGCGGTTCCGTACAAGCCAAAAACCATCCAGAAACAGGTGGCGCTTGGCTGAAAATTGAATTACCTTATGGAGAAGGGATCGCTCCTCAAGTTACTGCTGAGGGCTGAATAAAAACGTCTCTTCCGTATTTACTATGCTATTTGAGCAGAGGGGCAGAGTCGCAGAGGGGCAGAGGCATAAAAATGTGATTTTTTGAACAAAACCATCACAACTCCGAAAGAGCCGTTTTTGCGTAAGTCCTGCTTCCGTTAGCCCGACCCTGCTGACAGGCATAAAAATACTGGAATTTAGCGCTGAGTCTTAGTATAAAAAACCAGACTTTTCTGTAAATTAAAATACTTTTTTGTTCAGCGCGACATATTAAAAACAAGAGCTTCAGGACTTAGAAATCGAATTCAAAGCCCCGCCTCGATCGAGAAATTATTGGTTTCAAGCGGCTAATCCAAAATTTAAAATCCTTTCATCCAAAATCCAATGACCTCATTAATATGGTTTTCCGACAAGTTAGGTTGAAGAGTTCGCGTTTAAACCCTTATCCTGAACGACTCCACTTCGAGCGAAGCCTTAGACGCTTAGAAGGTGATGTTTTGCGGATGGGAGCCTTGGTAGAACAATCGTTTCGCCTGTCCCATGAATCTTTGTTCGATCGCAGCCTAGCCGCAGCTGAAGAAATTCCCTTACTCGATAAACAGATCGATCGATTTTATCGCCAAATCGAGTTAGATAGCGCCTCTCTCATGACCCTGCAAGCTCCAGTCGCTAGAGATATGCGCCTTTTAAGCGCTTATATGCAACTGGTGCGAGATTTAGAGCGAATTGGGGATTACGCCAAAGATTTAGCAGAAATTGCGATTAAACTTTTTCCCTACCCGCCTCATCCTTGCTTTTCGGAGATGGCGGAGATGTCCCATCAAGCCCAAGCTATGCTAGCAATGAGTCTGGTAGCCCTAGCCGACCTGGATGCAGAAGCTGGACGACAGATTAAGCAGCAGGATGACGTTGTAGACACTGCCTACGAAACACTTTACCAGCGCTTAGCCAGCGCACGCGATGTCAAAGGAGTCGTCGAACCGATTCTTTTAATGGTTTTAGTGATTCGTCACCTGGAACGAATGGCCGATCATGCCACCAATATAGGTCAAAGAGTCGCCTACATCGTTACCGGACACCGATCTTAAGAAGGGGCTAGGGACTAGGGAAGGAGTGGGGGAGTGGGGGAGTGGGAGAGTGGGGGAGAATGACCAATGACTAATGACTAATGACTAATTTCCCCCCTCTTTCCCTCTTTCCCTCTTTCCCTCTTTCCCTCTTTCCCTAGTCCCTAGCCCCTAACCCTAGTCCCTTCTTCGGTTAGCTTAACCTTACCATTACCTAAGTCTTACCAGTTCCTAAACTTACAATAGTACAGTTGGGTTTGAAGCTCTCGCTTTTGACCAGCTTAATCTTGCTTACTTTCTAGAACCAAAGCTTTATATGAAGCTAAAACGTCGAGACTTCTTGTTGTTGCTCGGATCTGGTGCGGGCGCTGTGGCTGCGGTTATGTTACTCGCAAACCGGAAAAAATTTACTGGTACCGACTCGCTCTTCCAGCCGGTCAAAGGCCCCATGCCTCTGGAAATCGATGAAATTCCAGCCGCTCAAGTAGTGCGAAATTACAGTACTTACGAAGTGGTGGATGACCTCGTGCTACCAGAAAGTTTTACTTATGACATTATTGGTGCTTGGGGTGATACAATAGGCGATTCTCGCTTTGGCTATAACAATGATTATTTGTCTTTCATAGAAACTGGCAAAGATGAAGGTTACCTGACAGTCAATTTTGAATACATCAGCCCCATATCTTGGCTACAAGGCTATCCGAAGGTGATAAAGAAAGCTTTGCCTTTTGCTGAGGTACAGGCGGCGGTAAAAACTGCTGGTAAGGCTGGTATTAATGCTTTTGCTTTGCCGCCAGAAGATGAGGCGCTCAAAGCAAAAATACGAGAAATTTGCAAAGAAGCTTTGATAGATCAGGGAATAGGTGTTATTTCCATTCGCAAAAATCCAGATGGCAAATGGGTGCGGACAAATTCGTCATCCGATCGCAGGATTACTGGTATTTCTGGATTAGAAGACGATCGCTATCTAAAAACAACTGGCCCAGCTGCATTTGTATTTCGCAAAACTCAGGGCCAAGGTTATATCGATAAATTGGGCGATCGCATTATCGGCACTTTTGCCAACTGTGCTGGTGGGACAACTCCTTGGGGCACTGTCCTTAGCGGCGAAGAGAACTTCCAAATCCAAGTACCCGAACCAGTATATGCCGATGGCACCGCTTTCGACCCCAGCAAGCTAGCTTTTGCGATCGGCGAACAAGAGTTATCCGGACAAGGAAATGTACTGGGATTAGCTGGTAACAAATATGGCTGGATAGTAGAAGTAGATCCAGCCAACCTCAAGGATTATGGCACCAAACACTCTTGGCTGGGACGCTATCACCACGAAGCTGTAGGCATTCGCGTTGTGGCAGGCAAACCCCTAGCATTTTATTCGGGGTGCGATCGCAGAGGCGGACACTTGTATAAATTTGTCAGCAAAGGCAAAGTCAGCAATCCCCAAGACAAAGCTAATTCCCGTCTGCTAGCAGATGGGATGCTCTATGCCGCTGTCTTCAACCCCAACGGTACTGGGCGCTGGATTCCGCTCAAACCAACTACCCCAGTAAATCCCGTTCTGCCCAGCAACATCGAAGGTAAAGTACTCACCCTACCCAAGCGTCCGGAAGGAGGCAACTTTAATGCAAAAACAAACGCAGAAGTCAATAGTTTCAAACAAAAATTTAAAACTCTGAACGACCTCTACATAGGGAATGCCCAAGAAAAACAAGGTGCCATTCTCATCGATGCTCACTTTGCCGCCAACGCAGCCGGTGCCACACCCACAGCGCGTCCCGAAGACACCGAAGTCGCCAGCGATGGTTCCCTCTACATCACCTACACCTCCGGGTCGCCCGGTGGCGATGGAGGCCCAGACAAGCGCATCTTCAAGGGGCCGAAAGCAGAAAGCCCTTGGGAATATGGCTGGATTATGCGGTTGATTGAAGATAAAAACGACCCAGCTGCGATGACCTTTCGCTGGCAGATGCTGGCTATGGGGGGCGAACCTGCTGACGGCGGCGCTGGTTTTGCCAATCCCGACAACCTCCTGATCGATCGCAATAACAATGTCTGGATGGTTACCGATATGTCCTCAGCAGCACACAACGATCCGGGAGATCCTTTCAGACGCGGTTGCTTTGGCAACAACTCTATCTGGCATATCCCCACTTTTGGCCCAAACGCAGGCAACGCCTACCTGTTTGGCATGGGGCCGATGGATTGCGAAACCACAGGGCCATTTTTCACCGAAGACCAGCAAACCTTGTTTTTATCGATACAACATCCAGGAGAAGTTAAAGGAATTCGTCAAAATGCAGCTTCGGAAACAAGGGAGTTTGAAATGAGAACAACTGACGGTCAGAAATTCAAGCAAACTCGCACAGTTCCGATTGGTTCCAACTGGCCGGGAGGCGGTCAAAATGACCCACCAAAGCCTGCTGTTGTTGCCATTCGACGCCAAGACGCCAAACCAATTACCTAGTGAGAATTGAAAATGACCAGGACTTATGCAAAAACAAAGGTTTCGCCCCCGCAGCCTCCCAAATCTGGGGGGAGTAAGCTTCTGTTCCCCCCAGATTTGGGGGGTGAAGAGTCTTGTTCCCCCCAAATCTGGGGGGTGAAGAGTTTTGTTTCTTCTTCCCCCCAGATTTGGGGGGTTAGGGGGGCGATTGTGTAAGTCCTGTTTAATTTAAAAATTTGAAATCTGAAATCTCAAATTTGAAATTCCTGTCGCCCCTACCCCAAACCCTAATTTTATGCCGCTCTCTGCTCCTATTCCCCTCAACCTTACCAATCTCAAACAGCGGACATTCAGCTGCCACGATTTACTTCCACTACATTCTGATAGCTTATGGAAAATAGAGCGTGGAGTCGTGCGTACTTTGACTTGTAGCGAAGAAGGAAAATCGATCGTCCTGGGATTTTGGGGCCCAGGAGATGTGGTTGGCAAACCCCTTTCTAGACTTGAGCCATATCAGATAGAGTGCTTAACAAGTGCCGAAGTTAGTCTCTTACCTTCTAATCTTTGGTATCAATTTATGGATGCCTGGATATCGCACGCTCAAGAGAGCGAAGAACTGCTTAGCATCGTTCACAATCGACCTGTTAACCTTCGCTTGCTGCAACTTTTAAACTGGTTAGCCCGCAAATTCGGTCGCGAAGTAGAGGGAGGAAAATTGATCGAACTGCCATTAACCCATCAAGCTCTCTCGGAAGTCATTTGTACAACGCGAGTAACGGTGACGCGGTTGCTCAACCAGTTTGAACAAGAGGGCATCCTTAACCGACGGGGGCGTTTTTTGATTCTTGGGAGGCAAAAACAGCATTTAAAAATTTGAAGAACGCGCTCGTCCTTGTAGTATATGCCACTAACTTTACCTACACATAGCTCGCCAAATCGGTTGCGTGTAAAGATACAATAAGTCGATCGGGTATGTGGAATACTCGGCGACCTGTTTGAGTCGATTTTGAGGCTTTTCCGTACAATAAAATTTGGTGTGAGGCAACAAAGATGTCGAAAATGCTTTGGAACGCTCTAAAACTCAGTCCCGCACTTCTGGGTGCAACCATTCTCGTAGCTAACTCGGCCCTAGCAGGTGAGGAGTCGGCCCGATCGATCGGTCAAGACAAAACGCCTGCTGCCACAGAATTACCCGCATCTGGACTGTCCCAGAACCAGCCAAATGCAGTAGCATCTCTTCAAGTCAGTCCGATCTCAAGCAACAGTACTGAGTTAGCCCAGGTTCCAGCTTCAGGAAACGGCTCTTCTAGCAACGCTCAGCAAGACTCCAACAGCACTCTGGATCAAATCAATCAATACAACGATCAAAGCAGCGGTTTGGAGCAAGTGACTTCTGTTTCGCAATTGCGGGACGTACAGCCTACAGACTGGGCATTCCAAGCACTGCAATCTCTGGTCGAGCGCTACGGTTGTATTGAAGGTTATCCCGATCGCACTTATCGCGGCAACCGCGCCTTAACTCGCTACGAATTCGCCGCCGGGTTAAATTCTTGCTTGAATCGGATTCAAGAACTGATTGCCGCAGCAGGTGGTGGCGGAGTGACGACGGAGGACATAGAGAGGCTCCGGCGGTTGCAAGAGGAATTTCGGGCTGAAATCAACACTCTGCGCGGTCAGGTAGATGGGCTGGAAGCACGCACGACGCGACTGGAAGCACAGCAATTCTCCACTACCACCAAACTTAGAGGAGAAGTAATTTTCGCACTTGCTAGCGTGTTTGGCGACGAAAGGGCTGGTGGTGGGGAGTTGCAAGACAACGTCATCTTCGCCGATCGGGTACGTCTGAACTTGGATACCAGCTTTACCGGCAAAGACCGCTTGAGAACCCGTCTGCAAGCTCGAAACATTACCCCATTTAGCGGCGGCGTCACGGGTACGAGCATGACCCGCTTGGGTTTTGATGGCAATGACGACAACAACGATGTCACCCTGCATCGCTTGGAGTATACGTTCCCTCTAGGCTCCAATACAAAAGTTTATTTGGAGGCGATCGGGGGTGAATATAATGACAATATGTATACTTTCAACCCCCTGTTTGAAAGTTCAGGCCAAGGTTCTATTTCCCGATTTGGGCGCTTCAACCCCATCTACAAACAAACTGAGGCTGGTACCGGGGTTACCTTAGAACACAACTTTAGTTCAAAGTTAGGTTTAACTTTGGGCTACCAGGTACCTAGAAATCAGGCCAATAATCCTTCTGACGGTTTTGGAGTCTTTGATGGTGGCTATTCTGCTCTGGCTCAGCTATCAATCCGACCCAGTAAAGCTTTTAACGTGGGTCTGACTTACGTACACTCCTACTACAATCAACAAAACGGTGTCAGCGTTTCGGGAGGAACTGGCAGCAGCTTCGCCAATTCCCCATTTGGTACTGTTGCTACCTCAGCCGATCACTTCGGTCTAGAAGCGAGCTTTCGACTCAGCTCTAAATTTATCATTTCCGGTTGGGGAGGTTATACACAAGCGCACCGCGAAGATGGAGTGGATGATGCTGATGCAACCATTATCAACTATGCCGTGACTCTGGGCTTGGCAGATTTTGGCCGCAAGGGCAACGTGCTTGGTTTTGTGGCAGGTCAGCCGCCTAGAGTGACGGATAATGATATTAGCGCTCGTGAAGATAGTGACACCTCTTATCATCTGGAAGCTTTCTATCGCATTAAAGTTAGCGACAATATCTCCGTTACTCCAGGTGCGTTTGTGATTCTCAATCCAGAACACAACGATAACAACGACACCATCTACGTGGGAACGCTGCGGACGACCTTTAGCTTCTAAAGGATCTGATGTAGGGGCAATTCATGAATTGCCCCTACATTTGAGGTAAAGTCGCCCCCCTAACCCCCCAAATCTGGGGGGTACAAGATTTCTTCTCCCCCAGATTTGGGGGTTGGGGGGCGTAATTCTCCCCCAGATTTGGGGGCAGGGGGCGAAAAGCGTAAGATAACCAATCCTCTAGACTTTTAGATAAGTATCGATATATAATGAGAAATTGTGAGTTTTTTTTGAAAGTTTATGAATGCTGAAGCAATTATCCGCTCAATAGAAGGCGAACAACTAAAAAAAGATTTACCCCAAATCTACGTAGGCGACACCATCAAAGTCGGGGTAGTAATTCAGGAAGGCGGTAAGGAGCGGACACAGCCTTACGAAGGTGTCGTGATTGCCAAGCGCAATGGGGGGATTAACGAGACGATTACAGTGCGTCGCGTCTTCCAAGGCGTTGGTGTAGAGCGGGTGTTTTTAATCCACTCTCCCCGAATTTCCAGCATCAAGATCGTGCGTCGCGGTCAAGTGCGTCGTGCTAAACTTTACTACTTGCGCGATCGCGTAGGCAAGGCCACTCGTCTGAAGCAACGGTTCGATCGGCCCCTGACCTAGTTTTGGCGAAAATATGGGAGTTAGTTGCCGGAACTCTCATAATGTTGTTATGATAGAAATCGCTTGATAAATAAGCGTGCGCTCTTAGTTCAGTTGGTAGAACGCAGGTCTCCAAAACCTGATGTCGGGGGTTCAAGTCCTCCAGGGCGCGTAGCAAACCCAGGTTTTCACAAAACCTGGGTTTTTTGTTTTGGGCCTTTCGCTTGAATATTGTCTGCGATCGGAGTATCTGCCTTCAGGCTATAATAATGAATAAGAACAAACCGCCGCCAAACATTTGTTTGGGGGTGGTTTTGGTTCTGAGTGCCCAAGTAAATCTAATAAAACTTAAGCATTCGCTCATTGCGTAAGTCTTATCGAAACCATTTGTGTGTATAATGGTATATTTGGGTGGTTT includes the following:
- a CDS encoding glycoside hydrolase family 99-like domain-containing protein yields the protein MVGKGFTEWTNVAKSKPLFAGHYQPHIPADLGFYDLRLPESREAQAELAREYGIYGFCYYHYWFNGKRLLERPFNEVLASGKPDFPFCLCWANENWTRAWDGQNQQILMEQKYSEEDDRQHIRSLIKTFQDPRYIKIDGKPLFLIYRSSKIPNPLQTTSIWREEAKKMGIEDIFLCRVENFDNESKPLSPQGFDAAVEFQPQWKSLLNTTKIWRLARKLRIWDKVYQENFILDYSATVEKMLQKPIPTHKYFRCVTPMWDNSARRKNNALILKNSTPDLYEYWLKNVIQQLSPTHEEENLVFINAWNEWAEGNHLEPCQKWGRTYLEATLRAVTSTTT
- a CDS encoding LPS biosynthesis glycosyltransferase, translating into MNASLSSANQVSNSYQLVYFIGKVFIIAYKEPTQQLEEVLKKEGFHCEILRQEHQPEYQTYSRSYLCLMNHSRAWEKAIQENKPTLIVEADFVPVVGLGKLPLPFNPNQQNVGISWIYTCASQVYSVSDEGSAEGFSVSTVAYIVTPLAAKNLIELAEEIRVKSGTDTYSSWDSDIDKFLRVKSLKNYIPFRNYGEHGGLPNLEHYKNGLSKTHRADVLYGKLAFKPFYACEERGGKENFVTARIQARLKGIARLLLGKFLRIPVIKGSTVPRRLISFAIRRQLSFHL
- a CDS encoding winged helix-turn-helix domain-containing protein, producing the protein MFSLELTQTPSRAEIGQKSRILVVEDEDLIREMIVMALEEQDYEVITATDGQKAVGLLQSIYTEPAESPIDLVVLDLMLPQVNGLDICRLLRRQGNPVPILILSAKGSETDRVLGLEVGADDYLTKPFSMREFVARCRALLRRQRLSAIAQPAVLQFKEIALYPQECRVMLRGEEISLAPKEFRLLELFMSYPRRVWSRELLLDHIWGPDFVGDSKTVDVHIRWVREKLERDPSHPEYIVTIRGFGYRFG
- a CDS encoding sensor histidine kinase, producing the protein MALVAFFLGLAIGIGFWLCWQAWLYKQLGQLVRSLPAERKFNSIHSSRNLENVDLGQDRSQESVFVQPALPIVSRLRRGISLAKEHQQNLEIQLETWQQLLQVAPCGFLMVDEENQLLWCNQQARDLLNINRWEPGQVRLLLELVRSYELDQLIEQTRHRQQPSQQEWVFHPTYPNTQAMGGARALTLRAYSWPLPEGQVGVFLENRQALVELSQAQDRWVSDLAHELRTPLTSIRLVAEALQDRLQPPMSRWADRLLPEVNRLINLVQDWLELSQLEVDSSNKLRRKPLELRSLIVSVWHSLELLSEPKQLSLTYSGPDSLWIEADESRLYRIFLNLLDNSIKYSPPLGAIEVEVNLLPNNDAPKLVEINIIDSGSGFPESDLPHVFERLYRGDASRTRHSASSPDRHEALGINTTGSGLGLAIVRQIILAHRGSVQAKNHPETGGAWLKIELPYGEGIAPQVTAEG
- the phoU gene encoding phosphate signaling complex protein PhoU; amino-acid sequence: MVFRQVRLKSSRLNPYPERLHFERSLRRLEGDVLRMGALVEQSFRLSHESLFDRSLAAAEEIPLLDKQIDRFYRQIELDSASLMTLQAPVARDMRLLSAYMQLVRDLERIGDYAKDLAEIAIKLFPYPPHPCFSEMAEMSHQAQAMLAMSLVALADLDAEAGRQIKQQDDVVDTAYETLYQRLASARDVKGVVEPILLMVLVIRHLERMADHATNIGQRVAYIVTGHRS
- a CDS encoding PhoX family protein — protein: MKLKRRDFLLLLGSGAGAVAAVMLLANRKKFTGTDSLFQPVKGPMPLEIDEIPAAQVVRNYSTYEVVDDLVLPESFTYDIIGAWGDTIGDSRFGYNNDYLSFIETGKDEGYLTVNFEYISPISWLQGYPKVIKKALPFAEVQAAVKTAGKAGINAFALPPEDEALKAKIREICKEALIDQGIGVISIRKNPDGKWVRTNSSSDRRITGISGLEDDRYLKTTGPAAFVFRKTQGQGYIDKLGDRIIGTFANCAGGTTPWGTVLSGEENFQIQVPEPVYADGTAFDPSKLAFAIGEQELSGQGNVLGLAGNKYGWIVEVDPANLKDYGTKHSWLGRYHHEAVGIRVVAGKPLAFYSGCDRRGGHLYKFVSKGKVSNPQDKANSRLLADGMLYAAVFNPNGTGRWIPLKPTTPVNPVLPSNIEGKVLTLPKRPEGGNFNAKTNAEVNSFKQKFKTLNDLYIGNAQEKQGAILIDAHFAANAAGATPTARPEDTEVASDGSLYITYTSGSPGGDGGPDKRIFKGPKAESPWEYGWIMRLIEDKNDPAAMTFRWQMLAMGGEPADGGAGFANPDNLLIDRNNNVWMVTDMSSAAHNDPGDPFRRGCFGNNSIWHIPTFGPNAGNAYLFGMGPMDCETTGPFFTEDQQTLFLSIQHPGEVKGIRQNAASETREFEMRTTDGQKFKQTRTVPIGSNWPGGGQNDPPKPAVVAIRRQDAKPIT
- a CDS encoding Crp/Fnr family transcriptional regulator; its protein translation is MPLSAPIPLNLTNLKQRTFSCHDLLPLHSDSLWKIERGVVRTLTCSEEGKSIVLGFWGPGDVVGKPLSRLEPYQIECLTSAEVSLLPSNLWYQFMDAWISHAQESEELLSIVHNRPVNLRLLQLLNWLARKFGREVEGGKLIELPLTHQALSEVICTTRVTVTRLLNQFEQEGILNRRGRFLILGRQKQHLKI